The Castor canadensis chromosome 13, mCasCan1.hap1v2, whole genome shotgun sequence genome has a window encoding:
- the LOC109687922 gene encoding procathepsin L-like isoform X1 — translation MNPFLFLAIFCLGVTSAAPTLNHTLDAQWKEWKTKHNKTYSTDEEGQRRAVWEENLKMIELHNEECRHGKHGFTMEMNAFGDLTTEEFKQARNGFQRQRRRMVRVFQELEVKEIPKSVDWREKGFVTPVKNQGRCNACWAFSAVGALEGQMFKKTGKLVSLSEQNLVDCSRPQRNVGCRGGRMDFAFRYVQQNGGLDTEESYPYEARDGPCRYNPEHSAANATGEVHVPPNEEALAKAVATVGPISVALDASHNSFKFYRGGIYYEPKCNRFALDHGVLVVGYGFEGEESENRKYWLIKNSWGKNWGLNGYAKIARDRDNHCGIATWISYPIV, via the exons ATgaatccttttctcttcctcgCCATCTTTTGCTTGGGGGTGACCTCAGCTGCTCCAACTCTTAATCACACTTTGGATGCACAATGGAAGGAGTGGaagacaaaacacaacaaaacctaCAGCACG GATGAAGAAGGACAGAGGCGAGCGGTATGGGAGGAGAACTTGAAAATGATTGAGCTGCACAATGAGGAATGCAGACACGGGAAACACGGCTTCACCATGGAGATGAACGCCTTTGGGGACCTG ACCACTGAAGAATTCAAGCAGGCGAGGAATGGCTTTCAGAGGCAGAGGCGCAGAATGGTTAGAGTCTTTCAGGAACTGGAGGTAAAAGAAATCCCCAAATCCGTGGACTGGAGAGAGAAAGGCTTTGTGACTCCTGTGAAGAACCAG gGTAGGTGCAATGCCTGCTGGGCTTTTAGCGCCGTTGGGGCCCTAGAAGGACAGATGTTCAAGAAAACTGGCAAGCTGGTGTCACTGAGCGAGCAGAACCTGGTGGACTGTTCCCGTCCCCAGCGCAACGTGGGCTGCAGGGGTGGCCGGATGGATTTCGCCTTCCGATATGTTCAGCAGAACGGAGGCCTGGACACCGAGGAGTCCTATCCTTACGAGGCCAGG GACGGACCCTGCAGGTACAATCCAGAACACTCTGCTGCCAATGCCACAGGTGAAGTCCACGTTCCTCCCAACGAGGAGGCCCTGGCCAAGGCCGTGGCCACCGTGGGGCCCATCTCTGTTGCCCTCGACGCCAGCCACAATTCCTTCAAGTTCTACAGGGGAG GCATTTATTATGAACCAAAGTGCAACCGCTTTGCCCTGGACCATGGTGTCCTGGTCGTTGGCTATGGCTTTGAAGGAGAagaatcagaaaacagaaaatactggCTGATCAAGAACAG CTGGGGCAAAAACTGGGGCTTAAATGGTTATGCAAAGATAGCCAGAGACCGGGACAATCACTGTGGGATTGCCACCTGGATCAGCTACCCCATCGTGTGA
- the LOC109687922 gene encoding procathepsin L-like isoform X5, with protein sequence MNPFLFLAIFCLGVTSAAPTLNHTLDAQWKEWKTKHNKTYSTDEEGQRRAVWEENLKMIELHNEECRHGKHGFTMEMNAFGDLTTEEFKQARNGFQRQRRRMVRVFQELEVKEIPKSVDWREKGFVTPVKNQDGPCRYNPEHSAANATGEVHVPPNEEALAKAVATVGPISVALDASHNSFKFYRGGIYYEPKCNRFALDHGVLVVGYGFEGEESENRKYWLIKNSWGKNWGLNGYAKIARDRDNHCGIATWISYPIV encoded by the exons ATgaatccttttctcttcctcgCCATCTTTTGCTTGGGGGTGACCTCAGCTGCTCCAACTCTTAATCACACTTTGGATGCACAATGGAAGGAGTGGaagacaaaacacaacaaaacctaCAGCACG GATGAAGAAGGACAGAGGCGAGCGGTATGGGAGGAGAACTTGAAAATGATTGAGCTGCACAATGAGGAATGCAGACACGGGAAACACGGCTTCACCATGGAGATGAACGCCTTTGGGGACCTG ACCACTGAAGAATTCAAGCAGGCGAGGAATGGCTTTCAGAGGCAGAGGCGCAGAATGGTTAGAGTCTTTCAGGAACTGGAGGTAAAAGAAATCCCCAAATCCGTGGACTGGAGAGAGAAAGGCTTTGTGACTCCTGTGAAGAACCAG GACGGACCCTGCAGGTACAATCCAGAACACTCTGCTGCCAATGCCACAGGTGAAGTCCACGTTCCTCCCAACGAGGAGGCCCTGGCCAAGGCCGTGGCCACCGTGGGGCCCATCTCTGTTGCCCTCGACGCCAGCCACAATTCCTTCAAGTTCTACAGGGGAG GCATTTATTATGAACCAAAGTGCAACCGCTTTGCCCTGGACCATGGTGTCCTGGTCGTTGGCTATGGCTTTGAAGGAGAagaatcagaaaacagaaaatactggCTGATCAAGAACAG CTGGGGCAAAAACTGGGGCTTAAATGGTTATGCAAAGATAGCCAGAGACCGGGACAATCACTGTGGGATTGCCACCTGGATCAGCTACCCCATCGTGTGA
- the LOC109687922 gene encoding procathepsin L-like isoform X6, whose translation MNPFLFLAIFCLGVTSAAPTLNHTLDAQWKEWKTKHNKTYSTGRCNACWAFSAVGALEGQMFKKTGKLVSLSEQNLVDCSRPQRNVGCRGGRMDFAFRYVQQNGGLDTEESYPYEARDGPCRYNPEHSAANATGEVHVPPNEEALAKAVATVGPISVALDASHNSFKFYRGGIYYEPKCNRFALDHGVLVVGYGFEGEESENRKYWLIKNSWGKNWGLNGYAKIARDRDNHCGIATWISYPIV comes from the exons ATgaatccttttctcttcctcgCCATCTTTTGCTTGGGGGTGACCTCAGCTGCTCCAACTCTTAATCACACTTTGGATGCACAATGGAAGGAGTGGaagacaaaacacaacaaaacctaCAGCACG gGTAGGTGCAATGCCTGCTGGGCTTTTAGCGCCGTTGGGGCCCTAGAAGGACAGATGTTCAAGAAAACTGGCAAGCTGGTGTCACTGAGCGAGCAGAACCTGGTGGACTGTTCCCGTCCCCAGCGCAACGTGGGCTGCAGGGGTGGCCGGATGGATTTCGCCTTCCGATATGTTCAGCAGAACGGAGGCCTGGACACCGAGGAGTCCTATCCTTACGAGGCCAGG GACGGACCCTGCAGGTACAATCCAGAACACTCTGCTGCCAATGCCACAGGTGAAGTCCACGTTCCTCCCAACGAGGAGGCCCTGGCCAAGGCCGTGGCCACCGTGGGGCCCATCTCTGTTGCCCTCGACGCCAGCCACAATTCCTTCAAGTTCTACAGGGGAG GCATTTATTATGAACCAAAGTGCAACCGCTTTGCCCTGGACCATGGTGTCCTGGTCGTTGGCTATGGCTTTGAAGGAGAagaatcagaaaacagaaaatactggCTGATCAAGAACAG CTGGGGCAAAAACTGGGGCTTAAATGGTTATGCAAAGATAGCCAGAGACCGGGACAATCACTGTGGGATTGCCACCTGGATCAGCTACCCCATCGTGTGA
- the LOC109687922 gene encoding procathepsin L-like isoform X3 yields the protein MNPFLFLAIFCLGVTSAAPTLNHTLDAQWKEWKTKHNKTYSTDEEGQRRAVWEENLKMIELHNEECRHGKHVFQELEVKEIPKSVDWREKGFVTPVKNQGRCNACWAFSAVGALEGQMFKKTGKLVSLSEQNLVDCSRPQRNVGCRGGRMDFAFRYVQQNGGLDTEESYPYEARDGPCRYNPEHSAANATGEVHVPPNEEALAKAVATVGPISVALDASHNSFKFYRGGIYYEPKCNRFALDHGVLVVGYGFEGEESENRKYWLIKNSWGKNWGLNGYAKIARDRDNHCGIATWISYPIV from the exons ATgaatccttttctcttcctcgCCATCTTTTGCTTGGGGGTGACCTCAGCTGCTCCAACTCTTAATCACACTTTGGATGCACAATGGAAGGAGTGGaagacaaaacacaacaaaacctaCAGCACG GATGAAGAAGGACAGAGGCGAGCGGTATGGGAGGAGAACTTGAAAATGATTGAGCTGCACAATGAGGAATGCAGACACGGGAAACACG TCTTTCAGGAACTGGAGGTAAAAGAAATCCCCAAATCCGTGGACTGGAGAGAGAAAGGCTTTGTGACTCCTGTGAAGAACCAG gGTAGGTGCAATGCCTGCTGGGCTTTTAGCGCCGTTGGGGCCCTAGAAGGACAGATGTTCAAGAAAACTGGCAAGCTGGTGTCACTGAGCGAGCAGAACCTGGTGGACTGTTCCCGTCCCCAGCGCAACGTGGGCTGCAGGGGTGGCCGGATGGATTTCGCCTTCCGATATGTTCAGCAGAACGGAGGCCTGGACACCGAGGAGTCCTATCCTTACGAGGCCAGG GACGGACCCTGCAGGTACAATCCAGAACACTCTGCTGCCAATGCCACAGGTGAAGTCCACGTTCCTCCCAACGAGGAGGCCCTGGCCAAGGCCGTGGCCACCGTGGGGCCCATCTCTGTTGCCCTCGACGCCAGCCACAATTCCTTCAAGTTCTACAGGGGAG GCATTTATTATGAACCAAAGTGCAACCGCTTTGCCCTGGACCATGGTGTCCTGGTCGTTGGCTATGGCTTTGAAGGAGAagaatcagaaaacagaaaatactggCTGATCAAGAACAG CTGGGGCAAAAACTGGGGCTTAAATGGTTATGCAAAGATAGCCAGAGACCGGGACAATCACTGTGGGATTGCCACCTGGATCAGCTACCCCATCGTGTGA
- the LOC109687922 gene encoding procathepsin L-like isoform X2, whose protein sequence is MNPFLFLAIFCLGVTSAAPTLNHTLDAQWKEWKTKHNKTYSTDEEGQRRAVWEENLKMIELHNEECRHGKHGFTMEMNAFGDLTTEEFKQARNGFQRQRRRMVRVFQELEVKEIPKSVDWREKGFVTPVKNQGRCNACWAFSAVGALEGQMFKKTGKLVSLSEQNLVDCSRPQRNVGCRGGRMDFAFRYVQQNGGLDTEESYPYEARVSGALAKAVATVGPISVALDASHNSFKFYRGGIYYEPKCNRFALDHGVLVVGYGFEGEESENRKYWLIKNSWGKNWGLNGYAKIARDRDNHCGIATWISYPIV, encoded by the exons ATgaatccttttctcttcctcgCCATCTTTTGCTTGGGGGTGACCTCAGCTGCTCCAACTCTTAATCACACTTTGGATGCACAATGGAAGGAGTGGaagacaaaacacaacaaaacctaCAGCACG GATGAAGAAGGACAGAGGCGAGCGGTATGGGAGGAGAACTTGAAAATGATTGAGCTGCACAATGAGGAATGCAGACACGGGAAACACGGCTTCACCATGGAGATGAACGCCTTTGGGGACCTG ACCACTGAAGAATTCAAGCAGGCGAGGAATGGCTTTCAGAGGCAGAGGCGCAGAATGGTTAGAGTCTTTCAGGAACTGGAGGTAAAAGAAATCCCCAAATCCGTGGACTGGAGAGAGAAAGGCTTTGTGACTCCTGTGAAGAACCAG gGTAGGTGCAATGCCTGCTGGGCTTTTAGCGCCGTTGGGGCCCTAGAAGGACAGATGTTCAAGAAAACTGGCAAGCTGGTGTCACTGAGCGAGCAGAACCTGGTGGACTGTTCCCGTCCCCAGCGCAACGTGGGCTGCAGGGGTGGCCGGATGGATTTCGCCTTCCGATATGTTCAGCAGAACGGAGGCCTGGACACCGAGGAGTCCTATCCTTACGAGGCCAGGGTAAGTGGA GCCCTGGCCAAGGCCGTGGCCACCGTGGGGCCCATCTCTGTTGCCCTCGACGCCAGCCACAATTCCTTCAAGTTCTACAGGGGAG GCATTTATTATGAACCAAAGTGCAACCGCTTTGCCCTGGACCATGGTGTCCTGGTCGTTGGCTATGGCTTTGAAGGAGAagaatcagaaaacagaaaatactggCTGATCAAGAACAG CTGGGGCAAAAACTGGGGCTTAAATGGTTATGCAAAGATAGCCAGAGACCGGGACAATCACTGTGGGATTGCCACCTGGATCAGCTACCCCATCGTGTGA
- the LOC109687922 gene encoding procathepsin L-like isoform X4 produces MNPFLFLAIFCLGVTSAAPTLNHTLDAQWKEWKTKHNKTYSTDEEGQRRAVWEENLKMIELHNEECRHGKHGFTMEMNAFGDLTTEEFKQARNGFQRQRRRMVRVFQELEVKEIPKSVDWREKGFVTPVKNQYVQQNGGLDTEESYPYEARDGPCRYNPEHSAANATGEVHVPPNEEALAKAVATVGPISVALDASHNSFKFYRGGIYYEPKCNRFALDHGVLVVGYGFEGEESENRKYWLIKNSWGKNWGLNGYAKIARDRDNHCGIATWISYPIV; encoded by the exons ATgaatccttttctcttcctcgCCATCTTTTGCTTGGGGGTGACCTCAGCTGCTCCAACTCTTAATCACACTTTGGATGCACAATGGAAGGAGTGGaagacaaaacacaacaaaacctaCAGCACG GATGAAGAAGGACAGAGGCGAGCGGTATGGGAGGAGAACTTGAAAATGATTGAGCTGCACAATGAGGAATGCAGACACGGGAAACACGGCTTCACCATGGAGATGAACGCCTTTGGGGACCTG ACCACTGAAGAATTCAAGCAGGCGAGGAATGGCTTTCAGAGGCAGAGGCGCAGAATGGTTAGAGTCTTTCAGGAACTGGAGGTAAAAGAAATCCCCAAATCCGTGGACTGGAGAGAGAAAGGCTTTGTGACTCCTGTGAAGAACCA ATATGTTCAGCAGAACGGAGGCCTGGACACCGAGGAGTCCTATCCTTACGAGGCCAGG GACGGACCCTGCAGGTACAATCCAGAACACTCTGCTGCCAATGCCACAGGTGAAGTCCACGTTCCTCCCAACGAGGAGGCCCTGGCCAAGGCCGTGGCCACCGTGGGGCCCATCTCTGTTGCCCTCGACGCCAGCCACAATTCCTTCAAGTTCTACAGGGGAG GCATTTATTATGAACCAAAGTGCAACCGCTTTGCCCTGGACCATGGTGTCCTGGTCGTTGGCTATGGCTTTGAAGGAGAagaatcagaaaacagaaaatactggCTGATCAAGAACAG CTGGGGCAAAAACTGGGGCTTAAATGGTTATGCAAAGATAGCCAGAGACCGGGACAATCACTGTGGGATTGCCACCTGGATCAGCTACCCCATCGTGTGA